A DNA window from Loxodonta africana isolate mLoxAfr1 chromosome 7, mLoxAfr1.hap2, whole genome shotgun sequence contains the following coding sequences:
- the LOC100668314 gene encoding olfactory receptor 5A1-like: MAANRPMEWNGNHTSVTMFVLRGLSDKKELQLILFPIFLGIYLLTLIWNLGLILLIRMDSHLHTPMYFFLSFLSFIDICYSSAISPRMLSDFFKDEKRISFIACATQYFIAAWMGMAECCLLAAMAYDRYVAIGSPLQYSAIVAPGLCSKMVAGAYVSGFLISLSLTVSCFHLYYCGPNIIQHFFCDLPRIIPLSCSNAFISQIILLLEAIFILFGSLLVILLSYAFIVASILNISSGKGSAKAFNTCASHLATVTLFFGTALSVYMRPSSSHSMKQDKVLSVFYVILIPVLNPLIYSLRNKEIKEALERVIKRKTY; this comes from the coding sequence ATGGCAGCAAATAGGCccatggaatggaatggaaaccACACCTCTGTAACCATGTTTGTTCTCCGGGGTCTCTCAGATAAAAAGGAGCTGCAGCTCATCCTCTTTCCAATATTCCTAGGCATCTATCTGCTGACTCTCATCTGGAACCTGGGTCTCATCCTCCTCATCAGGATGGACTCCCAcctgcacacacccatgtacttttttctcagtttcctcTCATTTATAGACATCTGCTATTCTTCTGCTATCAGCCCAAGGATGCTTTCGGACTTCTTTAAAGATGAAAAAAGGATTTCCTTCATTGCCTGTGCCACTCAATATTTTATTGCGGCCTGGATGGGCATGGCTGAGTGCTGCCTCTTGGcagccatggcctatgaccgataTGTGGCCATTGGCAGCCCTCTGCAGTACTCAGCCATCGTGGCTCCTGGTCTCTGTAGCAAGATGGTTGCTGGGGCCTATGTGAGTGGTTTCCTTATTAGTTTATCTCTAACAGTCTCTTGCTTTCATCTTTACTACTGTGGGCCAAATATCATTCAACATTTCTTCTGTGACTTGCCTCGGATTATTCCCTTGTCTTGCTCCAATGCCTTCATTAGCCAAATAATTCTTCTTCTGGAagccatttttattttgtttggttcTTTGCTTGTTATCCTCTTGTCCTATGCTTTCATTGTAGCTTCCATCCTGAACATATCCTCAGGCAAAGGTAGTGCCAAGGCCTTCAatacctgtgcctcccacctggCAACTGTGACACTCTTCTTTGGCACAGCCCTCTCTGTGTACATGCGTCCCAGCTCTAGTCACTCCATGAAGCAGGACAAGGTGCTGTCAGTGTTCTATGTCATCCTTATCCCCGTGTTGAATCCTCTGATCTATAGCCTGAGGAACAAGGAGATCAAAGAGGCCCTCGAGAGGGTAATAAAGAGAAAAACTTATTAA